Genomic DNA from Larus michahellis chromosome 3, bLarMic1.1, whole genome shotgun sequence:
ATTTGTTATGCaaaggttttgcctttttttccaagtGATATTGTTTTCTAATAATTATAGATGTTTTTGTTATTCTTATAATATCAAAACACCTTATTTCTCCCAGACTGGCCACAGGAAAAACGTGTTAATGGATTTGAATgctatttattcattaaaaatgtttcctcCCACCGCCATTTCTTTGGAAAAACTATAAgttactgtgaaataaaataatagaaatacattttgtacTCAAGAAAAAGAAGATTGATAAGATAAACAGCTGATTAAATTTGGAGGTGTTGTGAGAAAGtgaactatatttatttttctcttctctttttctcaaaCTTTTTTCACTTGCACACTTTATTCTTATCTcctcttgtttctctctttctttgtgaGGTCTCTTGCACATCTGATAACTATATATCTCAGATTAAAACGGTTTGACTTTGACTGGCCCTATTAATTGTGCATGTTAACATATTGAGGTGCATGCTTCAGGGAAGATACTTTTAGTATCTGGCCAGCAAGACATGTATATTTTATTCCAATgtcagtttgaaaacaaaaattaatgtatgtatttttcttttcagttcggAAGGACATAGTTCATATCCTCTCAGATCTAGATGTCGAGGTCAAGGATATAACAGACTGTTACGATATTAGCTCTTTCCTTCAGCCACTGTCTTTGGAAGATGTATTTGAGAGAACAAGCAAGGAATTTCCTATGGTTGCTGAGATAATGGAAGGGCCCTCGGGAAGCCAAAAACCTTATAACTTATTGCATACAGGGAAAGAGATCGTCATCTACAAAAAGTACCAGGCAACAAGAGTCCTAGCCTCTGAGATCAGAAGTGATTCAcccaaaagacattttttaatccCTCCAAGCTACAAAGGAAAGTTCAAGAGAAGACCTCGGGAGTTTCCAACTGCCTATGACTTAGAGATAGCAAGAAGTGAAAAGGAACAGCTTCATGTTGTAGCAACTAAAGCCTTTGATTCCCCTCATAAAGAGCTTTTTTCTGTTTCGGTTGGAGATCAGTTTCTAGTTCAGCAATGCCAGACTAGTGAAGTTCTGtatgagggaagaaagaaagtcATAGATGTTTTAGCTTGTGAACAAATACTAAGTGATACGTATAAGAAAGTGCTCCTCCCTATGTACATGGAAGGTGGCTTTGTGGAAGTGATTCATGACAAGAAACAGTACCAGCTTTCCGAGATTTGCAAAGAATTTCGTTTGCCTTTTAATGTCAAAGTGTCCGTGAGGGACCTTTCTGTTGAGGAAGACGTGTTGGCTGCTGTACCTGGTCTGCAGTTTGAAGAAGAAATCACAGACTCTTATTTGCTGATCAGCAGCACCAATAGTCCAGTGGAGAGCTGGGAGATTCCTGTATATCGCTTAAACATGTCTGTCCATTTGCTCAGCAAAGATGTCCAGGCAGTTGTACCTCCTGCAACTAAGACAACAGTGGAAGAGATCAGCGAAGAGCAGTACTATATGGTGCGAAGGTACGAAAACCAAACCCTTCATCCACCACCCAGGCCTCCCAAAAAGCCAGCACTTGCACCAAAACCGGTTTTTGCAGTACCTAAGCATGGTGTGTCTGATGTACTACAGGCTCCAGAGGTAAGCTATCCCACCTTGTCTTTGAATCTCTTACAATCATAGGTCATGTCCTGTCGGTTTACAGTCTCCATTTCACTGGTGTATCCTTATGGCATGTACACAGATGGCTCTCAGTTCCCTGTAATAAGCAAATTAGCCATTATAGACAACAATGGCTAAAATCTCTACTGTGTGTTAATTGATCCATGAAAAACAACGGAACCATGCCGACTCACAGCAGAAAACTTGGCCGTATAATTTTGCATGGATAATCCTTTACTGCACCAATGCAAAAGTGAAGGGAGAGACTTGAAGTGGCTGTATTTAAATCTTTATTAAGGAGAAGCGTATGTTTTCATGACGTAAAGATAATTTTGCTCAGCTGGAAATGACAGAATTAAATTCACAGAAAGTCAAGTTGCACAGATACTTTTGACCGCGTGGTTTTGCACTTACCCAAGTGGCAAATAGATTTGGAATAAAAAGGGCAGCTGTTTTAGAATAGCACTTGATGTTAAGAAACAAGTGCCCCTTCTAGGGCAATTTGCTTCACAGTTAACCTAAGGCAGTGcatttgttcattaattttttgtGTTGAGTCTAGCTGAGATgtagtttattttcttcacagcagcctgtaaGATAttgtgctttggatttgtgactaaaccAGCATTGATAACACACCACTTTTTTGGCTATTGCACAGCAGTGCACCCACAGTGTGAAGACCTCTTTCTCCCAGgctgccccccgctccccagcaaGCAGGTTGGGGgcgggcaagaggttgggaggggacacggatgggacagctgaccccaggtAACCAAAGGAATGTTCCATGCCATAGAatgccatgctcagcaataaaaactgagggGGTGTTTGCTCTGGGAAGGTAGCCATAGCTCAGAGACCAACTGGACGTCAgcctgcttgtgggaggtggtggagtgattgcctttgcatcactggggatttttcctctttccttcactttatctcaacccatgagttttcttgcgTTTGCTCTTACCATTCCCTCTCCTGATGAGATCGTCACCCTGATGTCAGGGGGAATGAGTGAGCACATGTGCGGGTGCTTAGCTACTGCCTGGGGTCAGCCCACCCCAATTTTCTTGCATGTATTGAAAGAATCAAAGAAAGGCACTTTGATGGACTTTAATAAGAGAGACTGTCCAGGAGGTATTTAATTTAGATTGCAGTTTTTCTCATGTGCAAATAGAAATTCCctaaaggggaagaaggaaaaacattgGAAATACTTTCAGGCCTCTGCATTGTGACTGTACTGCACTTTAAATGCAATGTAACTTGCAATTGTAACTTATATTTTGGGGGGTTTAGGGAAAGTTGTTTTATGTGTTGTTGTCAAATTAAGGTCCAATTGTAGCCACTCTGGAAGGGGAGCCTTTGTGAGTACCTCTCCTTGCCTGGTGGAAGTGTTCCTCCCCTCAGCGACAATTCCAAGACCACATGCAGGTCCACAGCTCCACATGGGTCCTGGGAGATGGTTACCACAGACCATAGAAATGAATGGGTAAGGCAGGTCCCTCAGATAACAGTAATACAGCAAAAAtctgtgtctttttcttctgtctttaccTGTGTTACGGAAACCTCTTTTCTGCTAGTTCGTACGGTGAACCTTGTAGCAGCTTAAATAAGCCGTCCTGTTAGGGACCTTACATGAGACACTGGTCCCTGGAGCTAACAGGCGAGCCATCAGCCTGTACTGGCCTGGGGTACAGAACTGGGGAAGAATTCCCTAAAGTTGTGTTTCTGGTAGACCTGTACCCTTCTCAGGAGGACTCAGACCTCCTGCAGTTACTGATGTCTGTGTGTGGAGAGCAATGGGTAGATGTTGACTCTAGACTAGACTTGGGCAGAGTATTTTCCTAAAGTGAGGAGAGAGCAAAAAGTGCAGGAGGGGGATGAGCTGAGGTTCCTATGCACATTCATGAGTGAGAGTGACCTTAGACTGCAGATGTCCAGACAAAGAAGCACATTTAAGCAGGCTGTTccaaaggagattttttttgtcactcgcttgttataaataaataataaactgcAGTCAGAATGTTTTGAGCTATGCAGACTCGTAAATCTCCTTCCCTAGAAAGGTGAAACAAGTAGAGATCCCTTATTCATAAGATTAAATATCCTGAACTGTAACATAATAAGTTTAAAGTCATACAGAATGCATTACCTTTTTGATCCTGAGCACCACAAATCCACTGAGAGGATGTGGATGGTAGCGGATAAGCTCTGCCTCGGCCTCTCTGCCAGCGACGGTGATAGGGAAGACCACATATTCTTCTACATGTATCAGGGATGTCTGAGGGTTCAGAAAATTGGAGATTGTGCCAAACTGATAAATGGCCCTCTGCATATTTTGTGACTATGCATAggcttatttgcataaataacAGACGAATGTCCTAATGAGCTGAACTTAAGCCTGACAAGGTGGCAGCCTGGAATAAGCTTTAGTGCTGCATGAATTGTCATGctcctcctgcaggcagctccctgcctggtgCTTAGGGAGCTCTGGCTGTTTGCTGGAGGGTGGTGAATGGCTTCCTTGGCCACCAGTTGGGAAGCTCTGCTTGGCTTGGTGCTCCAGGATTAAATGATGCTGCTGCATGAGTCCACAGAGGACTAAGATTGGCTGCTTTTATGCCAATACCTGAGGATGCTCTGCAAGGGTGGGTCACCTCTAGCTACGGCTTGTGCTTTGATCGCCTCTTAGCTCACAGCAAGGCTGTGAGGGCAGAGAGGCTCCAGCTGTCTCTGCCTGCTGTTCCCTGACCTTGGTAAGGGAACAGTAGGGCCAGAAGAGGCACTAGGCAGTGTATGTTTCACTGTGCGCTTTTGGTCATGTTTATCACTGAATTGTATGAGATTAGCAGCCAGCATGGACTGGAACCTCAGATGAGTCAAGAACTGTCCCCGCTTGTGTGCAAGGTGCAATGCTGTAGAGACAGGTATGTTTGCACAGTTCAGCAAAGTCCAGAGACATCAGATGAATTCTCAAACATGATATTGCCGCATTAACCAAGCACTCTGCCCAGTCTCTTCACAGGGCTAATTAAGTTGGCCTGGCTCCTGCTGACACAGCTTTCACTTCCAGAGCCTGGggatctctcctctcccctcccctccccagtgcagTGTaggctttccctttccctctcatCTGATCATTTTATTTGGATAAGAAACATCCAGACCACATATGTGTGCAATTTTGCATTCATTGTTAattgaataaagaaagaaaacccccaagaaaacacatgcaaataaatgaaacaaaatagcATGTAGTGAAAGATAAAATTAATCTGATATTTCAGACATCAGATATATATCCAATATAAATATCTTATATCTATCTAATAACCAATATCACCTGTACTCATACACCCTACTAGCTTTGCACCCCCAGCTGAGGACGGTGATGGTCACACAACGATTGTACCCTTTGTCTAATTGTAAAACTTAGGATACAAGCAGTCATTCACAAGAAATCCACATTTTCCTCTCTGGAATCATTGTAATAAAGTCCTCAGGGGAGTCTAACTGCCATGTGGTATTACACAGTTTAAGTCATGCAGTTTCCGATTTGTGACCTTAGCTAGAAAATGAGAATGACCTAATAAAGCCCTAGAAGTGAATGCTACTGATTTGAGAATGGAGCACCTCATTCTCTTACCAAGTTGTTCCTGGAGAAGAGTTCCTGTGGGAGGAACCACTCAGGACACCACCttcttgaaattaaaattcatttaaaaagaacaagcCATATGTGCTTGCTCTGTCCACAGTTAGAACCACCATGGTGAACATAAAACCCCAAGTTTTCACTTAGTATCTCCAGAGTAATGTTCCAGGTGGGACCTTGAAGAGAAGAAGCTTGAAAATTGTTTCCTAAAATTTTCTTAGGCTTTTTACCTCCTACCTACAATTTTCTCCCCTTCGAGGGGATCCAAGCAGGAAAAGTTTTCTAGCTTTCTTTTAGCCTATCAGTTCAAGCAGTAAATATCCTACAGATTTAAGAAGGTGTTAATATATGTCCCTCAATggctttcttttaaattgaaacaaAGACCCCACGCCAAATATTGCTAAGTGCATGTTAATACTGGAGGAACCGTAATTAAGGTATGGAAGGCCACGGTTTGGTCCCGGTACTCCTAATATCCCAAGGGCAATAAACGTACTGcttaaggaattaaaaaaggcAACATTTGGCTCCTGATGAACAGTCAGAGAGGTTAGCTCCATCCAAGGCTATTTTCAGCGGTCTGCTTAGGCATGTTTCTAGCCTGAGCAACATTAGAATCAGTAAAATACTCACAAGCTTCAAGTTAGGATTGCTGCTAAATACCTTTACAAGTGTGGAACTGGAAAAGTCAGTCACAGGCAGTAATCCGGCAAGAAAGCTGAGAGAATTCCAGCCAGGGAAACTGgaatttaataaaatagtaaCTATCAGGGCATGACAGTTAATCATCATTCTGTGCTAAGGTCCATTATCCTTCAAAAAGTCATTACAGTGTTACGATATCAGgaactttcttgctttcttgctttttatttcaaaattaaaatgaaaggaaaattatcaCTTCCATCTGGCTTTGCAGTTCTACAAACTGAACTATCGAAATCTGCCATTAACATATTTATCGCATCTGTCTTCACAGCAAAATGAAGACTTATCTGGAATTAAATTGATAAGACATAAGCTGCATTTTTCAACAAATGAGTTTTCCTGCAGCgcctcctttccttcctcataactatttcttttctgcttccaaagcatttttcatgtttttaggGCCTTTATAGTGTAGAtttaacacaaatatttctgcaaTGTAGCAAGAAACTAACCTtcctaaataaatacatattagAAAATGCATGCAGGACAGCCAGGAAGGAATGGGTAGGAACAAACTTCAGCAGTTAATAATCTTTTGGCACTGGATGGATGGAGATGAGGGAGGAAAGTGTGGTTCATTAGCAGATGCAAAAATGTGCATATGCAAATGTAAGAAAGAGGGTTTCTCTCTGACAGGTGCAGCATCGTGGCTGctgaggctgcagctgggctttctcttcctctctttttctctgtccccAATGAAGAGGAGATTTCCCTCTCCCTGGAGTCTCCACTTCCAcctcctctttccccctccttccccacatcTCCCTGTCACTTTCCAATAGCTTTGTAAGACCCTAATAAATAGCATGGGAAGGCTGGAAGCACAGCTCCTTCAGATTAATGAACACCCCACATTGTCATTCTGGCCAAGCTCTTGAAGTGTCTCAAAATCCCATCCCCAGCTAAGTGAATCaggccccaaatcccccccactCTTGTGCTGCAGCTTCTAGCTCCTCCAAGCACTGTGTCCACACTGTGCCACGGGGTCTGTTTCCTCCTAACACCTGTCCTGTGCCACATGTGCCTGATTTCACCCATACTCATGTGTCTTGGACCCCCCAGCACCGTAGGCCCTTCAGCTCCCACAACTTATATCACTTTGGTTCCCCAGTCCTCTCTACTGTTTTCAGACAGGcttgtcttttcttcttccttgcttctTCCCAACACATCTCCCCTGCTTGCTCTTCTCTCATTCAGTGAGCTGAAGCCAAGGCCACAGCCACTATTGGGTAGGAGTTGCAGGGACATCCCAAGTTACAcacatctccttccccagcagcacctcttccaAACCTCAGCAGGGCATTGGTCTTCAGCCAGCTTTTTAGGAGCAAAACTGGAGCTGACAAGTTCCAAGCCACTTAATTCTCTTGTAGGTTGGACAGTCCGAGATGAAGGACTTTGTATTGGTACTCTGTTGCAGAGATCCTTATAGCTATGTCTGTATCTGGGGGCCATGACCATTTTCTGGGAACCCTATATGCATCCTGATGCCATGCTGAGCTGACGCCTGCATGTGTGCCATCCCATGTCATGTCATGGGGTTTTCTGCAAAAGAAGTCAAGCATTGGTGGCTGGAGAAGCACTCTCATCTGGATGATGGGGGCCGGGACTGCAGGGTACCCTATAGACTCCGTGTGAAAGAACAGGAAGGAGTTAGAGGAGCAGGAAAGCCTAAAGCCCCAGATAATAAACAATTGGAGTTTTCCTGATATTTTCAGTTTGGAGAGCTGGCATTAAGacctctttctcttttaaacatCACTAAAAACTGAAAATTTCTACAGAGAAGCAAGTCTGTAGCAGGCACTTACTGCGGATTGACGTtactctcaaaaccaaaatacagtgGGGAAGATAGCAATGTGCCTGCCAGAAGGGCAGGCAGTAGATAATTGCCTGAAAAACTAGCAGGGCAAACTGAGGTGTAAGTCTCATTGCAGAAAGCCATTACTGCTACAGGAAATGCTGATATAGTACATGAAATTAAGGAAGGTACAGATGAACATTTGGATATGCTGACTGATGAAAATGCCAACTGGTTAAAAGCAAATTGCTTAATTTAGAGCTAAAAATGAATTACTtggagaacaaagagaaaagaaataccaaaataaaaaggatgcccagaagaaataaaaaatgggacCACATAAAAATATGGAACCCTtgataagaggaaagaaaatctcGCACGGGAGTTTGAGCCAAAACCATTGATGTCAGTAAGGGGAGAACTGGCtggcacattttttttctctcttacagaAAGTACATAACATAACAAAACACATATCGTAACAAAATCACATAATTATGTATAATTATGAAGTAggacaaaaaagtaaaaaaataaatccaaaattcTAGGAAGCACTGCAGCAGAATAACTCTCCAAAAATATAATTTGGGGGGTGggatttgaaatttttttttttcacctggggTTCCAAGCAGCGTGTCTTCCAATGAGACTGTTCTCCAGGCTGCACTCTATTGTTTGCCCTTCTCCTCACATCAAGAAGGTTGGAAAATTATGTCCATGGATAGTTGGTTATTGAAGTGCTACCTATTATGGCATATATTTTGGTCTCTTTGGAAATCACCAAAGAGTTTTCCAGTTTGAACTGGCCAGAGGTAATCTACACCACAATGAATTTCCACAGTCCCTGTACTCCTGCGATGCCTGTCTGCAGTTCCGGCAGCAAGGTGCCGGGCAGCTCCCAGGgctcctgcagagccagctgcTGGAGCTCCAGGCAGCCCCCAGGCTCTCTGACTCCATCCCTGCTCAAACGCCTTCAGGGACTTCTCTGGGCTCTGAAAGTCAACTGGCATGAGGTGGCTGATGTCTCTGCTCGCAGCTCTTTCAGTCTTCAGATCCGTGGGGTTGCTTTCAAACCGTGCACTAGGAACAAGCCTGGCGTGCTCTAACCCCCAGATCATGCCTGGGAACTGTTTGGGAAAGTGGTAGTTGGCACAGGTTGAAACTGAGCCCAAGGATGTTTACAGGCGCTGTTTAATCAACCAGTGTTGACGTAGCCTctgctaaaaaaggaaaaaaaaaaaaagcaaacggCGCTCATCAGCATCACTAAAGCGTTGTATGCGGTCGATGTAAAAGAAAGCACTGACATTTCCCATTTACATTATGCCTTCCTTCATGAAATTCAAGCTTTTGCAGTACTGTCAGAGCTGGGCATCCCAGAATTGAAAGCATCCCATAAGGTTGGGATTATGCTTTGAAATATATTGCCCcatgaaatgaaatgagaaagtTGCTGTCAGTGTGACGGCTGGGTCAAATCCCAAAGGATTTGTAGGCACAACTCAAGTTTTCCAGTGAGTTCTTGCAGGGAGCAATTGTGTGATTATCGGGAAACAGAGAGTGATGTGGAGAGACTCATCAAATCCATCAAAATTCGAAAAGACAGTCCAAGTCCTGGGCTTTTCCTGTCTGCTTTTTGAATGTGTTAGTCCATagacatgaaataaaaaacatgGTGATAATAAAATGAACAGTGAGGTTTATCAATTAGTATAAGGGAACTTTTAAAGGCTGAAAGACTATGTATTTAATGTCTGTactgagaaaattaatttcccGTCTTTATGGATAGAGGTGTATAATTTACAGTGAACCTTGTCAAGGTATTTAACAGCATTATGTTCTTGTTCTACCTCAGgacatgaaataattttactggtaaatattttaaatggcaatatGTTGTGATGCTGTAATTCAGATTTACCTCCCATgggtttcttcttctcttttcttttcttcttaatagaAAGTAACAAGGGGTTTGACGTGGCACAGAGTATTCTATTCTGCTGTGATTTCCGTGGTGCCACTGAAAAATCAGAGCAAGGATCTCAGGCTTGCAATGACTGTAGGCAGTGGCTTGTATCAGTGGTCCACCAGAATGAGTGTGTTGGGGTCTTAATAGAGCATCAGTTGATAGgagtcactgaagaaaaaaaagggaaagaaagaaacctccTTGCTAGTTTGTGGCAAGCCATGCACCACCCTGATCGACAACACAGTGGCTAAAAATTGCTTAGACTCTGCAGTAAATTGGACTCTAGATTAGCTAAGGTTGAAATTTGATTAACAAAAAAGGATAAATCTATTCCCAGTTcattgctttgttaaaaaaaagtttcaatttAGGAGTCCTTGAAAAAGTAAATAAGATTTTATGTGTGAAATTAAGAAACTGTATCTGGAAGCTACTTTTACCAATCCATCTGTTTTACGTAAGTGGAATACGCATGTTCTGCAGTATTAATGAGGAAAAGAGTGGCTGAGTTTGCTTGCGAATTGCTCTCCTTTGAAGGGAGATGTGCCAAGCAATTGAACAGCAGCTCTACAAGAAAATTCTGGCCACAGAGGAGTGGGGTTTGCAGGAGCTCAGTAGGTCTGGTTTACATTCCCACTTCTGTCATGTGCTGCTTCGGTGACACCAGACAAATCGCATAAATATCATTGCCACAAGATACCTGAAGAAACTACCATGTGTGAAGAGAGAGTGTGGATTTACAGCTCATTAGCTACTTTATATGGATGCTTAAATCTCAGGTAAATGCAAGATACATTGCCGTGCTTTCAGTGAGGGTCAGAGCTACCTCACATTTACTCTGGAGCAATAACCACACAGACAGTTGCCATGGAGTAGTTAATGAGCTGTAAATCCACGCTCATTTACTTGGTGGCAACTTGTTCATGTAGCTGTCTCTGCTGTCTATGAAATGGGACACAATGCTTCATTTTCCCATCTGGGATATTTATAAAGACAAGCATCATTTATGTATGTATGCAGTGCTTTTTGCAATCGCTACCACAATAGGAACAACagtaacaacataaaaataataacaaaaatgaaattcCTGGACACTAGTATACATTTTAACCTTGCTTAAAAATTTTCAACTGAATGTTAATTTACAAAGGATGTGCAAAAAGCAGGTGACTCTTGTCTAGGACAGCTGGATTCTGAAGTGTGGATATTTGAAAGAGGAAGTAACAAGAAAGAAGAGAGGTGTGAACTCGTCCCATTTAACATTGCAAGGTGTTAACCTTGAGGCTCATTAACACCTTTGTAAGCTTGTTTTTTTATTAACCACTTCATAGTTTATTCTCATAGTAGACATCAGCCTTTGTGCTTGCCTTCTGCATCTGCTGTGGTATATCCAGTGTCTTAAGCCTTGTCTTCACCTGGCGGCTTACAGAAGGTAGCAGATAGTTTCAAGATATGAAGGGTTATGGATGGAAACTCAGATGCTTCTCAGAATGCCTCCATAAATTTCCCCGGTTTGTGGGACTTCGACAGATGATAGCATTAAACTGAAAGTTGCATGTTAAAGGTTAGTTTGTGTAAGCACGCAAGGTGTCAGTAAGggttaaaaatgagaaaagaaaccGCTACGGTATGggttatgtatatttttttattgatAGATCATATTTGGATAAAAAGTAGTGGGATGTAACTGATGAGGTATAAATGAATGCTGGACTGAAAGGTCATTTTTCGAAGTCAACCCTAGCACACAGCTTTTACAGCCAAATCATTTATATTACTTGCAGTGATGGAGCAGCACCACCATTTGGATGGAAGAGCGGATTAAGGAGGTAGGTTAGGAAAGTGAAATTGAGCActagtgaaagagaaaaatgggatATCCAGTTATCTTCTATCAAACTGTGAAATGGGACAGGAAAGCAGAATTTATGTAGGATGGAGAGAATTGcatttttgttataaaaaagcttttttaagggggaagatttttctttctaaatatgtTCTTTTCCCCTTGTTAATGTCCTAATTCATAACTATCCTAACTTCGTTGTCtctcacataaaaatgaaaagtagtgtactgtaaaaaaaatctgctctgctTGAACCACACACcatgattttaaaatgcatacaTACACGGTGGTTAGCATGAAATATTTGCTCTTTATCGGTTGTTTTTCACCTCACTGAATAGAGATGGACCACAGAGGTCTTGGTTTGCCTCCTACTTATACTCCATACTGTCAACATCTGGCAATGTAGACACCCTCGTACTGATATTCCCTTTCTGTTCTCATGGTTCAAGCAATAAGAATGTGGATGCAAAAATATGGAAGCtaggaggaaaacagaaactaAGTCCTTAAATTGCAGGCTTGGATTTTGCATAAGGCTTTTTGTTAGTTTGcatcttcagaaaacacagagataaaATTCTCTCATGAAATATTGAAACCACTTCTGCCCCATATGAACATCTGAATGTGAGCCATCTCCCTCTACCCTCCAAAAAGGAAAGTAAGCCTTCTTACGAATGTTATGAGTTATTGAATAATAATATGCCAGTGGTCTGATGCAGCTATTGTTGAACCTAAATGAAAAACCTTATTAATCATGGATTTGACAGCTCATTCAGTTATAATAATGTTTCCTGTCAATCCAAGCTCTCATTATAATTGGATCTTACTTAGAAAGGAAGATGGTCCATTGACTGCTCAGATGGAGGAAAATACaggtttgaaaatgaaaatatcagtCTGAATTCTGTTTCCAGGGAGCCTGCTTATGCATGTACAAGTTGGATAACACTTTAATCCTTGCTGTGTGTCACATTTGGACGTTGCTGTAATAAGATTCTCTCACTGCCTAGACACCAGCTGTAGAGTCATGACAGTGAAAGTGAAAGCAGTAAGAGTAAATGAAACTTTTTCTCAGGGATGCTGGTATATCATCGCTACGACCTAGTTGCAAAGAATTAACTGAAATAGGTGGCTTGTCTACTTAAAGAAGTGTACTCGGCTGAGAATTTGGTTACAGTTAATTTGGTTTTCTGCTTGGCCTTTTTTGTGGTCACTCAGTATGCAGAAAGTATTCGATATTTCACATGGCATTGAGAGGGGATTAAGTTGCTTCAAACCAAGGCAATTCAGTGTGCTGTAGGAGTGTTTACAAAGAGAGTTAGTGGCATGGAACCGTAAATTCATACACCAACTTACTGTGCACTATCTTTATAAACAAGGCCAGAGACAGGGCAAACAGTTGAGAGGGTTATAAAGGCAGACAAAT
This window encodes:
- the THEMIS gene encoding protein THEMIS; translated protein: MACTLERFIHSLDARTLPRVLQIQSGIYFQGSIYEMFGNECCLSTGEVIKVIGFKINKLIASICENNEVSRFSAKVELPLNFPGLYKVVADKTPYVSIEEITKKVSIGPTRFGHPCFYSPEDIKLANLTIKHGEQITFNSVEEVNGTMAVNCGVVRNNQSHSFTLPLSQEGKFYECEDDQIYTLKEIAEWKIPKCRNRIVKLSNTLHTWDSSNPLPENFDGCLILTPVYEVQAVMKFRKDIVHILSDLDVEVKDITDCYDISSFLQPLSLEDVFERTSKEFPMVAEIMEGPSGSQKPYNLLHTGKEIVIYKKYQATRVLASEIRSDSPKRHFLIPPSYKGKFKRRPREFPTAYDLEIARSEKEQLHVVATKAFDSPHKELFSVSVGDQFLVQQCQTSEVLYEGRKKVIDVLACEQILSDTYKKVLLPMYMEGGFVEVIHDKKQYQLSEICKEFRLPFNVKVSVRDLSVEEDVLAAVPGLQFEEEITDSYLLISSTNSPVESWEIPVYRLNMSVHLLSKDVQAVVPPATKTTVEEISEEQYYMVRRYENQTLHPPPRPPKKPALAPKPVFAVPKHGVSDVLQAPENVCVDTTKKLCSNQAAAVSELQVSCQNDLVHHENKKDTTGKATLVDTSVIKDLTNQGLGKCEAEKDEEEEHNYDYVDENIIENIRKVFQDATVRNKHALSEGRR